The DNA window CGCAGGGTGATCCAGAAGGAGAGCAGGATCAGCCGCACGTCCAGCCAGAACGACTGACGGCGGATGTACACACGGTCGTATCGGAACTTCTGACGCCGCGCGACATCGCGCGGCGCGTAAATCTGCGCGACCCCGGTCAGCCCCGGGCGCACGAGGCAGCGGACCTCGAACCCCGGCACCATCTCCATCGGGATCTCGCGGCCATCGCTGCCCGGCTCGATTTCGCCGGGGCGCAGCGCGCGGGGCCCGACGAAGCTCATGTCCCCCCGGAGAATGTTCCAGAGCTGCGGCAGTTCGTCCATCGCGGTGGCCCGCAGCACGCGCCCCACGGGCGTCACCCGCGGATCGTCTTCCGCGGCCTGCACGGCACCCACGCCGGCCTCCGCGTCCGGCCGCATCGACCGGAACTTCCACGCGCGAAACACGCGCCCGTGCTGCCCCACGCGGTCCTGCGCGTAGAACACCGGCCCGCCGTCGTGCGCCTTGATGGCCGCAGCCGCCAGCGCCCAGACCGGCAGCGAGAGCACCAGGCCCGTCGCGGAGAGCAAAACGTCCAACAGCCGCTTTGGGCGCGAATCGCGCTTCATTCTACTCCGGCGTCCCGTGTTCCAAGGCTGACGGACGCGCCAGCAGCACCAGGTTCGCCGCGTACCACGGCCCGAGGCTCACGCCGCGGATCTCGTCGCGGATCGCGTCGCCTGCCGGCTGACGCTGCAGCCCGGCGTTCGCAAAGCAGCGAAGCCAGTATTCCGGCGGCTGCTCGTTCAGGTGCCACACGCCTCCCTGGCCGGGCCGCGCCGCCGAAAAGACGACCGTGTTCCAATGCGAGAGAAACCGCACGAGCCGGCGCCCGTGCCATGGCGGCAGGTGCTCGGCCACCTCCAGGCACACCACGAGATCCCAAGGGCCGATGCGGCCGGCGAGTTTCGCGGACCGGCCAGCGTCGAGCCGCGTGGCATCCCACGCACACACGTTCACGCCCGCAGCGCGCGCGCGCTGCAGGGCGCCCGCAGAGTGCTCCAAGTCAAGCGTGCGCACGTCCGGCGCCACGCGCGCGAATGCGCGCAACAGCGCCCCCGACCCGCATCCGACATCGAGGACCGATCGTGGGTTGCACGCTCGGACGATTGCGCGCGCAAAGCCGTCCCAGTCTCCCGCTTCCTGGGCGGCCCAGAATTCGTCTGTGTAGGCGTCGGCCGCGCCGCCGCGCCGCCCAAGCTTGGACCGGTACCACAGCGCGAGCATGGCGAAGTTGTGCGCGCGATCGTACAGGCCTGGCGCCGCAGCTCGGGCGGCAGCGCGCAGGCGGCGCATCCGCGTCATCGCCCGCTCAGATCCCGGTAGAGGCCGAGCATCTGCTGGATCATGCGGGC is part of the Acidobacteriota bacterium genome and encodes:
- a CDS encoding class I SAM-dependent methyltransferase: MTRMRRLRAAARAAAPGLYDRAHNFAMLALWYRSKLGRRGGAADAYTDEFWAAQEAGDWDGFARAIVRACNPRSVLDVGCGSGALLRAFARVAPDVRTLDLEHSAGALQRARAAGVNVCAWDATRLDAGRSAKLAGRIGPWDLVVCLEVAEHLPPWHGRRLVRFLSHWNTVVFSAARPGQGGVWHLNEQPPEYWLRCFANAGLQRQPAGDAIRDEIRGVSLGPWYAANLVLLARPSALEHGTPE
- a CDS encoding sugar transferase gives rise to the protein MKRDSRPKRLLDVLLSATGLVLSLPVWALAAAAIKAHDGGPVFYAQDRVGQHGRVFRAWKFRSMRPDAEAGVGAVQAAEDDPRVTPVGRVLRATAMDELPQLWNILRGDMSFVGPRALRPGEIEPGSDGREIPMEMVPGFEVRCLVRPGLTGVAQIYAPRDVARRQKFRYDRVYIRRQSFWLDVRLILLSFWITLRGTWEARGQKF